From Apium graveolens cultivar Ventura chromosome 9, ASM990537v1, whole genome shotgun sequence, the proteins below share one genomic window:
- the LOC141685460 gene encoding uncharacterized protein LOC141685460, producing the protein MGETPFMLTYGYEAMVPVEVGSGSLCRDRYTKEDAEINQRLHLDLLEETRENSPLRLAGYQQLVARYYNKKVKGQLLKVGDLVLRKVMPNMKNPQYGVFGANWEGPYKIKAILWKGTYHLEDMEGKLVPQAWNAEYLRKYYQ; encoded by the coding sequence ATGGGAGAAACTCCGTTTATGCTTACTTACGGCTATgaagctatggtccccgtggaaGTTGGTTCGGGATCGCTTTGCAGAGACCGTTACACAAAGGAGGATGCAGAGAttaatcaaaggcttcatttgGATCTCTTGGAAGAAACAAGGGAAAATTCTCCGCTGAGGCTCGCAGGGTATCAGCAACTTGtcgcaaggtattataacaagaaggtaaagggacaATTGCTGAAGGTAGGAGATTTGGTACTTAGGAAGGTGATGCCCAACATGAAGAACCCCCAAtatggagtgtttggagctaattgggaaggaccatacaagataaAGGCCATCTTGTGGAAagggacttatcaccttgaagataTGGAAGGGAAGCTGGTCCCGCAAGCGTGGAACGCGGAATATCTccgaaagtattatcagtaa